From Glycine soja cultivar W05 chromosome 4, ASM419377v2, whole genome shotgun sequence, the proteins below share one genomic window:
- the LOC114408435 gene encoding zinc finger protein GIS2-like — translation MSSDSRSRSRSRSPMDRKIRSDRFSYRDAPYRRDSRRGFSRDNLCKNCKRPGHYARECPNVAICHNCGLPGHIASECTTKSLCWNCKEPGHMASSCPNEGICHTCGKAGHRARECSAPPMPPGDLRLCNNCYKQGHIAAECTNEKACNNCRKTGHLARDCPNDPICNLCNVSGHVARQCPKANVLGDRSGGGGGARGGGGGGYRDVVCRNCQQLGHMSRDCMGPLMICHNCGGRGHLAYECPSGRFMDRYPRRY, via the exons atgagTTCAGACAGCCGCAGCAGGAGCAGAAGCAGGAGCCCAATGGACCGTAAGATCCGCTCTGATCGATTTTCCTATCGTGATGCACCTTACAGGAGAGATTCACGTCGGGGTTTCAG CCGTGACAATCTGTGCAAGAACTGCAAGAGACCTGGTCATTATGCAAGAGAATGCCCTAATGTCGCAATTTGCCACAACTGTGGCCTCCCTGG GCATATTGCTTCTGAATGTACGACAAAGTCACTGTGCTGGAACTGTAAAGAACCTGGCCACATGGCCAGCAGTTGTCCAAATGAGGGTATTTGCCACACCTGTGGTAAAGCTGGACACCGTGCTAGGGAATGCTCAGCCCCTCCAATGCCTCCAGGGGACTTAAGGTTGTGCAACAACTGTTATAAGCAGGGGCACATTGCAGCTGAATGTACGAATGAGAAGGCATGCAACAACTGTAGGAAGACAGGCCACTTGGCACGTGATTGTCCTAATGATCCAATTTGTAATTTGTGCAATGTTTCTGGGCATGTGGCTAGACAGTGTCCGAAAGCCAATGTTCTTGGAGATCGCAGCGGTGGTGGCGGTGGTGCTCGtggtggtggcggtggtggCTATAGAGATGTTGTTTGCAGGAACTGCCAGCAATTAGGTCACATGAGTAGGGATTGCATGGGCCCCTTGATGATTTGCCACAATTGTGGAGGTCGTGGTCACCTGGCATATGAGTGCCCTTCGGGTCGGTTTATGGACCGCTACCCCAGGAGGTACTGA